In Cervus elaphus chromosome 5, mCerEla1.1, whole genome shotgun sequence, the following proteins share a genomic window:
- the LOC122695096 gene encoding keratin, type I cytoskeletal 17 translates to MTTTIRHFSSGSIKGASGLAGGSSRSCRVSGSLGGGSCRLGSAGGLGSGLGGSNYSSCYSFSSGGGYGSGGYVSGGYGGGFGGVDGLLVGGEKATMQNLNDRLASYLDKVRALEEANTELELKIRDWYQKQAPGPAPDYSSYFKTIEDLRNKILTATVDNANILLQIDNARLAADDFRTKFETEQALRVSVEADTNGLRRVLDELTLARADLEMQIENLKEELAYLRKNHEEEMKALRGQVGGEINVEMDAAPGVDLSRILNEMRDQYEKMAEKNRKDAEDWFFCKTEELNREVATNSELVQSGKSEISELRRTLQALEIELQSQLSMKASLEGSLAETENRYCMQLSQIQGLIGSVEEQLAQLRCEMEQQNQEYKILLDVKTRLEQEIATYRRLLEGEDAHLTQYKTKEPVTTRQVRTIVEEVQDGRVISSREQVHQSTH, encoded by the exons atgaccaccaccatCCGCCACTTCTCCTCCGGCTCCATCAAGGGTGCCTCCGGCCTGGCGGGCGGCTCGTCCCGCTCCTGCCGGGTGTCTGGCAGCCTGGGCGGGGGCTCCTGCAGGCTGGGGTCTGCCGGCGGCCTGGGCAGTGGCCTTGGAGGCAGCAACTATTCTAGCTGCTACAGCTTTAGCTCTGGCGGTGGCTATGGCAGCGGTGGTTATGTCAGCGGTGGCTATGGTGGTGGCTTTGGAGGTGTCGACGGGCTGCTGGTGGGAGGCGAGAAAGCCACCATGCAGAACCTCAACGACCGCCTGGCCTCCTACCTGGACAAGGTGCGCGCCCTGGAGGAGGCCAACACGGAGCTGGAGCTGAAGATCCGTGATTGGTACCAGAAGCAGGCCCCGGGGCCGGCTCCTGACTATAGCTCCTACTTCAAGACCATCGAGGATCTGCGGAACAAG ATCCTCACGGCCACCGTGGACAATGCCAACATCCTGCTTCAGATCGACAATGCCCGCCTGGCTGCTGATGACTTCCGCACCAA GTTTGAGACAGAGCAGGCCCTGCGTGTGAGCGTGGAGGCCGACACCAACGGCCTGCGCAGGGTCCTGGATGAGCTGACGCTGGCCAGAGCAGACCTGGAGATGCAGATCGAGAACCTCAAGGAGGAGCTGGCCTACCTCCGCAAGAATCACGAGGAG GAGATGAAAGCCCTGCGAGGCCAGGTGGGTGGCGAGATCAACGTGGAGATGGACGCCGCCCCCGGCGTGGACCTGAGCCGCATCCTGAACGAGATGCGCGACCAGTACGAGAAGATGGCGGAGAAGAACCGCAAGGATGCCGAGGACTGGTTCTTCTGCAAG ACGGAAGAGCTGAACCGCGAGGTGGCCACCAACAGCGAGCTGGTGCAGAGTGGCAAGAGCGAGATCTCGGAGCTCCGGCGCACCTTGCAGGCCCTGGAGATCGAACTGCAGTCCCAGCTCAGCATG AAAGCATCCCTGGAGGGTAGCCTGGCCGAGACAGAGAACCGCTACTGCATGCAGCTGTCCCAGATCCAGGGGCTGATCGGCAGCGTGGAGGAGCAGCTGGCTCAGCTGCGCTGTGAGATGGAGCAGCAGAACCAGGAGTACAAGATCCTGCTGGACGTGAAGACCCGGCTGGAGCAGGAGATCGCCACCTACCGCCGCCTGCTGGAGGGCGAGGACGCCCA tctgaCCCAGTACAAGACCAAAGAAC CCGTGACCACCCGCCAGGTGCGCACCATTGTGGAGGAGGTGCAGGACGGCAGGGTCATCTCCAGCCGCGAGCAGGTCCATCAGAGCACCCACTGA